AGCCAAGCAATTCCAATAACTAGAACAAACGCAGTAAAAGATGCGAGCACGATTATGATAACCATTCTTTCACCAGTCCCTTCTTTTTTCTTCCTCGAGATATCTACTCCTAAAGGCTTCACAATTGTTCCATTGTTGCCACCCCCAGGGTATGATTCAATATCTATACCAGAAACATTTGAATGAGTTGAAGGTGGAGATGGTGGAAGCCCTGCATGTGTTACAGAAAGTATAAATGAAACCAAATTAttgaattattgatttaaatttacATAAACAAACAAGGTCATGGGAAACTAGGAATCCATGTATGTGTAACCTGGATAATGAACATAGAGTACTTCATAGGCACCAAAAAGCGAAGCATCAGCGAGAATCTCCCTGTGCcagaattttttatatattataaatgCTGTTGTATCGTCAAATTTTACTCCTTGGGGTACCAAGTTTAAGAGAACAGTTGTTTTCTCTAAGTGGTGCCTTGCTGCATCAGCCCCCACAATGCGTACTTGATCACGGTTCAAGAAAACGTTGGCTGCAATTTCATCGGCTAGCTCGGAAACCAAAGGAAAAAACTTGTATATTGCAATGCTGATTCGGAGTTTGACTTGAAGTGGCCATACACAACCACAAGGTGATCCAGGAGGTGTATATGTCAAGGGCTCTGAGCAAGTCACCGACATGCAATCTACAGGTAAGAATAGGAtcaataaattatataatatcaCAGTCACATAATTTTGTTCAGATTATTGAAAAAGGATGAGAGTTGGAGGTAATTGAGAGAAGGAACCAGTGTAAATGTGTAATACAAATAATCCTCTAAATTATTACAGTAGCATGATATGTTTGGAACAATACCTTTATTAGGTGGTGAAGGTGGCAGAGCCAAAGCATATGCTGGCGGCGGAGTCTTTGTCTTTGTCTTTTTCAATGGTGAACCTTGAGGTGAAATTCTAGGTGAAGGAGAGGGCACTGATGGTGTTGAACAAAGCATGTGACAAATAATGAGGTGCTAAATCTAGTAAGCAATCAGGATAGAGAAATTATAAGAAACAGAAGTAAAAGAAATGATCAAAATGAGTGTGCTATACTATTTAAGTTGTCTGATAGAGCTGCTGGTGATGGTGCAGGTGCATGAAAACCGCTTCTCATTCTCATAGGTGAAGAGGAAGGAGGTTTTGATTCGAAGACTGGAGAACCTACATTTTGAAGAGaagtttaccaaaaaaaaatgtgactGATTTATGCTTGTTAACATCAAGAAATGTAAAATTGTGCGAGAACTAAATCTTTCAGGGAATCAAACCTTGATGATGAGTATGAGGATGGTTTGAATAGATTGGGCCAGGAGTTTGATTTTTAGACTTTGTTCTGGAATGGTGATGCTTGTGGTGCGATATTGGAGAGGTAGAACCAACAGGACTATGCCTCCACTTCTTTGTAGGAACTTTTGGGAATGACTCAGTACTTCCGGGAACTCTAGAAGGTGCCTTGGAAGGTGGAAGGGCAATACTTGCAGGAACCGCAGAAGATGGCTTTGATGGTGGGAATGCACTACTTGAATGGCTTCTGGTTCTCGAATTGTGCAGATTTGGGGCTATAGAGTATAGACatcaagaaaaaattaaattttttataattttgagtTTGAACATCATAGAAAGCAATCTATAAACTACAAAATAAGTTAATATAAAACTTCTTAGGTTGCTCTAATTTTTTAGAGATTCATAGGTAGTTAGTTTGAGAAGGTAATTCAACTTTCTTGTTTGTTTTGGCCTCTCAAAGCAGAGCAGTCGTGATGATCATGCTAAAGTTCACTCATTGCATACCTGGTTCCACATGACTgaacaacatcatataaatcTGATGCTATGGCAAGTTACTCAGACTAACTACTCCAATTCATTTGTCTAAAACTTCCCATCCTCTCTTTCTAAACCATAGCAAAAGAACTAGTTTTCTGCATACTACTTGCTTCGATTGCCAAAATTACTGGATGTTGACTTTGTGCCCAAGAAAATGAGTGCCCTATTGTCTTTACAACCCAGAGCATGATCTCCTATTAATGATTGCACTCTCATATTCATATATACCATTGGCTGTGCCTAGAATGGCAAAGGAACTCAACTAAGAGTCTGAAATATATGACCAACAACATTAAACCCATGTGGTTTACGGTAAGAAAGTATatgaaaatggaaaaataaCACATTCTGATGCACTTTATTGTTGAAGTAAAACTTTTTGATGAAATAGCCCTATCATTATCTACTTCAACAAAAAAATGTCTCGGGATGTGTTATTTTTCCCTATTCATACTTTCTAACAGTAAATCATTTCTTACTGGTATTCCTATTAAGTATATCATGTTAGTCAGCAGCAGAGATCATCCTAAATCTCTGCAATGATTATATGCAAAAAGTTGCTTCTTTAGCGCGATTTGAAAACCTATCTAAGCAAATAATGACAGCTCAAAGCTATTGCATTGAAATATACCATACCAGACAGACTTATGTCACAAGATTACAGATATAATTTTTTAGATAAATAGGTTGGATCATACACAAAACTTATTCATAAATTTACAATCTCATGGAGCCAATCAACATAAGAACAAACCCAAAATAGCATACACCAGGAACATCCAAATCTGTAGAATAGATCAACTTAACTATTTCTGAGCTATGAGCTATCTATAATAGAAGCACCTCTCTCAATTGGAATTAATTTCCTTGGAGGGTACTGTTACCCAAACAAACAAGAAAGTAGAAACTAGAAAGTAATAATGAGCTACTCAAATGGATCATGCATGTCCATAGTAGAAAGTAACAAAGGAACATGTAAGTTATGCCCATACCTGCATGTTCATGAAGCTGTGGAGGAGAACTGGTAACTAAATGTAGCTGAATCAGTAGGAAAATAAGGTGCAGACCCATTTCCTTGTAATGGAATTGTAGATCAATGTCTGAAGATCTCTTACTTAGAACTCACCGACAACCcaaaatgatgaagaaaattGAAAGGAGTTTGGTGGTGGAAACAGCAGCATGTGCTGAAACACAAAATGTGGTAACAGTTACCAAGTGGCTGTGGTCTACAATTAAAGCATACCAACAATGCTAACCAAACTAACACTAATAAGATAGATAGTATTGTAATGACATAAGAATGGTTTAGGTGGGAGAAACACTTAGTTTTCTCCTTTTTAGAACATAAGCTCTGGAATTTGCAGACATGGTAATGGCAGTTTCATTGTTGTTCAGCAAAACATAGAAACCAAAGTGGAGAGGCCAGTACGCTCCTAACAGCAAAGCAGAGTTACTTCTGTGTAAGAGGGTTGGTGGGGTTGGAAGTGTGTGTGAGTGTGTGCCTGACTCGTTAAGAGAGAGAGGCAAAAAGTACTGTGAATGACTTAAAATTGATGGAAAGAAAAGGACTAGTTGAATTAATTGAGGGGGGGAGTCCAAAGATTCAAGAATGCTAATATTGAAAATCATCAAGAGATTTAGATATAGCAGAtttattcaaaattttaagataTTGAATTTATATGTGTACAAAagtttatcttaatttatcttataaCATAAGCTTTATGCAATTATTTGAGAGAGCCTATAAAACCGTTAATGACTCATTTATAAGTTGTTTAGAATATTTGCGAATAATAATTTATGCTTATCTATGACTTATTTTTAGctaattttaaaatgtttcTCAAATAAGTTTATGAATAAGCATTTGTTTAATTTGTTAACTCAAACACACCCTATATCTCTTATATTGTTTTTATCACATCCATTCTTAACTAACATAATACTTCAATTCACACTCGAGTTCTCGACATTAATACAATTAGCGTTATGGATTTGTGTGTTTTGGGGAGACTCTTGAATTAATACCATGTGGATTAAATGTTTTTGTGTGTTTATATACACTTGAGTGCAATGTCAACCAACTCTCATCCTAATTTACATACTTATGCAATTGCTTATTTGTTATTGGAGGAGCAAATAAATGATAGCATGGAAAATGTTAACTGTATGTACACTTTTTTTAGGCATACAATAGACACAAATATTGAAATTCAAGATAAAAATGTGAATGcaaatttctttataaaatgaAAGGAAAATCTATTCATGTTATACTTAATTTGTATTCAAACCCACATTAGACTTAATTTAGGGAGAGTTCTACTTATGTACAAAACTAAACTTGAAATTTTACGTATCATTTAGAAGTATCACTTGGAATCAATTAGTGAGACTTTCTTTAATTATTTAGTTAAATCCAAGCTTCTATGGCTTGGTTGGCTAATATTATATAGACCCTTGTTCCATGATTCCCCCTCCCCCCTATCAATTTGATTTGTTCAGCTTCTGTTCTCTGTTCTCAATACAAAAACGAACATGACATCATGTTAGCTGAAGATTAATGTTCCCTTTTTGTTTATGACCGAATTGAAATCAGATCCACGATGATGAAACATATGATGATGATAAACCCACCCATACTGCAATAATATAAAGATAGCCTTCAATAATATTAACGGTGACCAACCATGTATATGTCGGACATTATTGCGACAAAGAGTAAGGATAGCTAAAATTTTCATTCTcaaatcaattcaattcaacATTATTGTGATGTTATCCTCTTGATATTATTGGCTGTATTACTTACACTTTTATTTGATTGTTGCAGGACATACTATTTGAAGTCCTTTTTTTCCGTTTATATTATTGCTACTTGTAGCGTATGCTTCTAAAATTCGAATTTTATGAGCCCACTACTTCATAATCATCCATTAGGATTCGATACACATGATGGTTTGACCATGAATCAGTTTAGACTTTTTGGTACAATGTCGAAAGAAAGccaaaaagaaaaagtgaaaaacagaAACACAGATCCGTAGGTACTGGGAAAACTACAGCATCTCAAAGAGCAAAGGAATGATATTGACCGCGGGATCCGACAACCCAAACACGCTATGCTGACTCGCACCCGCCTTAGCCAGAAAATCTGCACACGCATTATCTTTCCTGAGCGTATGAACAATCATGACAACCACCAAAACCAGCCTTTACCGAATCCACACTCAAGTTGCCATCACAGTTAATCGCAATACCAGTTTGAGGCAGAGGGGGCGGGGGTCCAGGAAACCAATCGAACTTGGGCCGCGCGGGCGAGTCTATTTGGACTACGAGTTagagttttaattttattatttaaatggCAGGTTTGGCTTTTTGGTTTATTAAGGCATGTTTGATTTGAGAAAATAATTGAATTAGACTCTTTTGATGAGTTTGAGACCGGAGCAAATTTGAATCAAATTGATActttataaagtttttttttgaaagtatacTTTGTAAAGTTCTAGTAAAACTATATAGAGTTCATATTGTAAATTAATAAAAAGTTTGGTTGAATTGAAAGCACTCCTAATAATGAGTTAATGTTAAGGTACATAATTATACCCTAATTAGGTGCTAttgtgtatgttttttttttttgataggcttGTGTATGTGTATGTGTATGTGTATGTGTATGTGTATGTACAGGGGATGCTAGCAAATGTTCACCAAACACTTGAACTCATTGCTATTAATTACCAAATTCGTAACTTGTTCGTCTGAAGTTTTGCTTCTTGACATATTAGCAATTTTGGCCTTTTTTGTTGGTGTTAATGTCTTCCGTAATTTTTAATTGCTTTTTTCATTGCAGTTGCAAATTGCAATTATTAAACAATGTAAATgggtaattatttttatttttatttaattagtcATCAATTAAGAATTGAGAGACTAGTCAAAGTGAGTTTATAAACATTAATGTAAGAGCATTAATCACGTAGCTGTACTCACCAGTTAATTATTCACACTTTCAATTATAAATACAAGAATACAACTCATGTCCTCGTACAAGACAACCttcatgaaatatttaaaatccACTAGTAAtgggtaaaaaataaaattggggtaaaaataagttgttgagtaatgaaaattgaaaatagatTATTCTAAAATAACTTCATTATgttattggttaaaaaaaacttgattATGTTATTAACATGTGGTTATTGTAAAAGGTAATAAAATGTTCTTTTTAGAAATAAGTTGAGGCTGAATAAGTTAAATTATCCATTAATATTGGTTAAAAAATACATGTAGTTGAAAGATTTGTTTAATGTTTCATGATAGTCTCCACCTTACTATAAAACACTACTACCAAATTTTTAATTTGATATAAGAGTAGAAAGTTGACTCAGTCTTAATCTTAAGTATATAATAAGATAAGCGTGAGCATTCTTTACGTGCTCAATGTGAGAGCAAAAATTATAAGGTGTGAAATAGCAGTTAGCTTATATTATCCCTTAATCATGAGGCTAAGATTCAATCCTTCTTTATTTTAAGGATGGAGTTCATTTCATAGTCAATTATTTATCGTATAGTGAAAAACtcgcaaagaaaaaattaatcacATGTTATCGGTGTTGGAAATCTAGGCTAGAAAAAATGTAAAAGCAAAGAGCTGGATACAGCTAAAGACTCTAGTCAGAATGTTGCCATCTGCCTTTTCCTAACCCATTTTCCATAACCCCATCACCTAATCTAGAGCCGAATatcttttaaaaatttaaacagCATCATTTTATATGTGAAGTAATTATTCTAAAATATTCAAAATTAAATgctcttaaaataaaaaaactagttATTTTCTCttacatttattttattcattaaaaatatttttaatagatTACATTTTATCAAAATTATATTGCGACGGACGCAACATGATATTCGATGAGCAACTTTCGTCCTTGCAGACAGTGTAGCACAACATCTCCCATGATGTCGACGGTTTCCTACAGTTCTTTCAATTGCAAGGATACCAGGATGGTGGTGATCATATGTTAAGTCATTGATGACTGCCTCCGCCGAGGGAATTTGTCAAATTGAATACAGACGAAAGCTATCAAGATAGAGTTAATTGTATGGGTGGCGGTGGTTTGATACGCAACATGTATAAATCTTGGTTAGTGGGTTTCAAGAGTCATGAGGGTGGGGGAAATTTGTTCTTAGCAGATACTTTAGCGTTGCTTCATAGTTTGGGGCTTGCATGGTCTCGTGGCTTCAAGAAAATTCTCTGCGAGGTGGATGGTGCTGATTTGGCTTCTCTTCTTGGAGATGTCGAGACAATAGGGACTTGCTTGATCATAACTGGAGGATCAGTTTTTCATGGGTACATCGAGATGAGAATGAGTCTGTGGATTGGCTTGCCAAAAGGCGTGCTCACTCCTCTTCTTCTGATTATTGATAGGTCTGCTACAGAGCTCGAAACCATCCTATTGAATGACTTTCTCACGGTTCcttatgaaggtatgaaaaacggtagaaaggggggtttgaataaagTTTTCAGAATAAATCTTCCACCTTAAGGATTTTGataaatctttcgagaacaaagtgcttaagataagagatagaaaagcacacaagaattttatcctggttcacttgataaatccctcaagctaatccaatccacccgttaaggtgatttcttccttcttagaatgaaggcaatccactgatcaggtaaatgttacaactgcacttgaaacctacaagtgactaacaattacactgacttagctcacactgagattcactctcttagtcttctctaggatccgatcaaacttgatctcctaaaggtaactaaacaactgtttaagaaagaatgtttacaaagaatttgcttctgaaaagctaagagtaaacacaatgaattcagattaaagaatgcttagaaggttttgaatatagcttgcgcgtgtgagattcttccaaccgcatgtttcaatcttcagcctctatttatactccaaggattagggtttgaacgctgcatggaaatgctaccgttggagggcagttctggaaattccagcttctg
This portion of the Lotus japonicus ecotype B-129 chromosome 3, LjGifu_v1.2 genome encodes:
- the LOC130749744 gene encoding receptor-like serine/threonine-protein kinase ALE2, with translation MGLHLIFLLIQLHLVTSSPPQLHEHAAPNLHNSRTRSHSSSAFPPSKPSSAVPASIALPPSKAPSRVPGSTESFPKVPTKKWRHSPVGSTSPISHHKHHHSRTKSKNQTPGPIYSNHPHTHHQGSPVFESKPPSSSPMRMRSGFHAPAPSPAALSDNLNMPSPSPRISPQGSPLKKTKTKTPPPAYALALPPSPPNKDCMSVTCSEPLTYTPPGSPCGCVWPLQVKLRISIAIYKFFPLVSELADEIAANVFLNRDQVRIVGADAARHHLEKTTVLLNLVPQGVKFDDTTAFIIYKKFWHREILADASLFGAYEVLYVHYPGLPPSPPSTHSNVSGIDIESYPGGGNNGTIVKPLGVDISRKKKEGTGERMVIIIVLASFTAFVLVIGIAWLCLLKCCSCALEPEQIPDVIFSCSSKRTASGAARSFSYYGSIPGSRSMSFSSGTMTYTGSAKIFTLNEIEKATNNFNPSRILGEGGFGLVYRGSLYDGRDVAVKILKRDDHHGGREFLAEVEMLSRLHHRNLVKLIGICIERQTRCLVYELVPNGSVESHLHGADKETDPLDWDARMKIALGAARGLAYLHEDSNPCVIHRDFKSSNILLEFDLTAKVSDFGLARSALEEGNKHISTHVMGTFGYLAPEYAMTGHLLVKSDVYSYGVVLLELLTGRKPVDLSQPSGQENLVAWARPLLTSEEGLQKIIDPVIKNNIALDTVVKIAAIASMCVQPEVTQRPFMGEVVQALKLVCSELEEASHVRSVSLREDGLVTDVEAKFSSVQGERVDCGV